A genome region from Bradyrhizobium sp. WSM1417 includes the following:
- a CDS encoding MBL fold metallo-hydrolase yields the protein MTDLNRRHLLAGAAALGAAAVTKLGSTTANAAVPQAGTQAPGFYRYKVGSYECTSINDGARTFPMPDKFVVNAPKEEALAAGEAAYMPKGMVTVPFNPQLINTGSKLVLIDTGNGVANLEPSKGAVGRTLQNLQAAGVDPKSIDVVLLSHLHPDHTNGIRLADGALAFPNAEIMVPGKDWEFWTSEDNAAKAESSPMMKNYFANVKKTFAGLESKVTKYEWGKEVAPGITSIATPGHTPGHTSFAVASGDAKVLIQSDVTNIPEFFLRNPDWHVVFDTDAALAQETRHKFYDMAAAEKATVIGFHFTFPSVGHVEKDGAKYRLIPSAWNPTI from the coding sequence ATGACCGATCTCAACCGCCGCCATTTGCTCGCAGGTGCCGCCGCCCTCGGTGCGGCGGCCGTGACCAAGCTTGGATCGACCACTGCCAATGCCGCGGTGCCGCAAGCCGGCACGCAGGCGCCGGGCTTCTACCGATACAAGGTCGGCAGCTACGAGTGCACCTCGATTAATGACGGTGCGCGCACGTTCCCGATGCCGGACAAGTTCGTCGTCAACGCTCCCAAGGAGGAAGCGTTGGCCGCGGGCGAGGCGGCCTACATGCCGAAGGGCATGGTCACGGTGCCGTTCAACCCCCAGCTCATCAACACCGGCTCCAAGCTCGTGCTGATCGATACAGGCAACGGTGTCGCCAATCTCGAGCCCAGCAAGGGCGCGGTCGGTCGCACGCTGCAGAATCTCCAGGCCGCCGGCGTCGACCCCAAGAGCATCGACGTCGTGCTGCTCTCGCATCTGCATCCCGACCACACCAACGGCATTCGTCTCGCCGACGGCGCGCTTGCCTTCCCCAATGCGGAGATCATGGTGCCGGGCAAGGACTGGGAGTTCTGGACCAGCGAGGACAACGCCGCCAAGGCCGAGTCCAGCCCGATGATGAAGAACTACTTCGCCAACGTGAAGAAGACCTTTGCCGGCCTCGAGTCAAAGGTGACGAAGTACGAGTGGGGCAAGGAGGTCGCGCCGGGCATCACGTCGATCGCGACGCCCGGCCACACCCCCGGGCACACGTCGTTCGCGGTCGCCTCCGGCGATGCCAAGGTGCTGATCCAGTCCGACGTCACCAACATCCCGGAGTTCTTCCTGCGCAATCCGGATTGGCACGTGGTGTTCGACACCGATGCTGCGCTGGCGCAGGAGACGCGTCACAAGTTCTACGACATGGCGGCGGCCGAGAAGGCGACCGTGATCGGCTTCCACTTCACTTTCCCCTCGGTCGGCCATGTCGAGAAGGACGGCGCCAAATATCGCCTGATCCCGTCGGCGTGGAATCCGACGATCTGA
- a CDS encoding zinc-binding dehydrogenase has product MSDGKNGLQLRSLIKKSGELEISLLDVPTPEPAADEVVVRVEAAPINPSDLGLLIGAADMSTAKASGDKGAPVITAKVPEGAMRAMAGRLDESMPVGNEGAGVVIRTGSSDAAKALMGKTVAMIGGAMYTQYRTLKVRECLPLPEGTTPAEGASCFVNPLTALGMTETMRREGHKALVHTAAASNLGQMLNKICIKDGIPLVNIVRSKEQADILHKIGAKYVVDSTAPSFLGDLTNALVETGATIAFDAIGGGKLAGDILNCMEVAINKTAKEYSRYGSNVHKQVYVYGALDVRPIELPRGFGMAWGVGGWLLFPFLMKIGQADGARLRQRVVDELKTTFASHYTKVVSLSEALDPANIAVYAKRATGEKFLINPNK; this is encoded by the coding sequence CGGCAAAAACGGCCTGCAACTGCGTTCGCTGATCAAAAAGAGCGGTGAGCTCGAGATCTCGCTGCTCGACGTGCCGACCCCCGAACCCGCCGCGGACGAGGTCGTCGTCCGCGTCGAGGCAGCGCCGATCAATCCGTCCGACCTCGGGCTCCTGATCGGCGCAGCTGATATGAGCACGGCAAAGGCTTCCGGCGACAAGGGCGCTCCCGTCATCACCGCGAAGGTGCCGGAAGGCGCGATGCGGGCGATGGCAGGCCGGCTCGACGAGTCCATGCCGGTCGGTAACGAAGGCGCAGGCGTTGTGATCAGGACCGGCTCGTCGGATGCCGCGAAGGCGCTGATGGGCAAGACCGTCGCGATGATCGGCGGGGCGATGTACACCCAGTATCGCACGTTGAAAGTGCGCGAGTGCCTGCCGCTGCCGGAAGGCACCACGCCGGCCGAAGGTGCCTCCTGTTTCGTCAATCCGCTGACCGCGCTCGGCATGACCGAGACCATGCGACGCGAGGGTCACAAGGCACTGGTGCACACCGCGGCCGCATCCAATCTCGGCCAGATGCTGAACAAGATCTGCATCAAGGACGGCATCCCGCTGGTCAACATCGTCCGCAGCAAGGAGCAGGCCGACATCCTGCACAAGATCGGCGCCAAATACGTCGTCGATTCCACCGCGCCGAGCTTCCTCGGCGATCTCACCAACGCGCTGGTCGAGACCGGCGCCACCATCGCCTTCGACGCTATCGGCGGCGGCAAGCTCGCCGGTGACATCCTCAACTGCATGGAAGTTGCGATCAACAAGACCGCGAAGGAATACAGCCGCTACGGCTCCAACGTGCACAAGCAGGTCTACGTCTATGGCGCGCTCGATGTCCGCCCGATTGAGCTGCCGCGCGGCTTCGGCATGGCCTGGGGCGTCGGCGGCTGGCTGCTGTTTCCGTTTCTGATGAAGATTGGGCAGGCGGACGGGGCCAGGTTGCGCCAGCGCGTGGTCGACGAACTGAAGACCACGTTTGCCAGCCACTACACCAAGGTGGTGTCGCTTTCGGAGGCGCTCGATCCCGCCAACATCGCGGTTTATGCCAAACGCGCTACCGGCGAAAAATTCCTCATCAACCCAAATAAATAA